In Primulina huaijiensis isolate GDHJ02 chromosome 6, ASM1229523v2, whole genome shotgun sequence, a single window of DNA contains:
- the LOC140979402 gene encoding RNA-dependent RNA polymerase 6 isoform X1: MMIFYICRELVFFCFNPGSGGLFCLFFLTCRFLVAKYLTASIKAMESGNLDKEMIVTQISVAGLQDYVTAKMLLDYFEDNIGLVWRCRLKTSSTPPESYPNYEIDAKNVQNKNGYVKVEPHAFVHFAVSHSAKAALDAAARGELVLGRKLLKVSLGAENPHRLNERRRTTTPLKLSDVNLEIGLLRSRDEFIVGWRGPSSGVDFLVDPFSGTCKLLFTRETAFTVKGEARHSVVKCNFKIEFLPREVKEIRQFRDFSSLIILLQLASAPVIFYRTADDDIEESVPFDLLDDDDPWIRTTDFTPSGAIGRCNTYRISVRPRNGPSLSKALDYLQKRRIPVLEESLRKQLRIQDEPDFGVPMADPFFSLHFKEGLSFKVLFLVNAVMHKFIINQHQMSQKFFDLLRRQPEDFNIISLKHMCSYKRPIDDASKGLELVHKWLLKNPKLLERPHEMDDIVEVRRLIITPSTAYCLPPEVELSNRVLRKYRNIADRFLRVSFMDEAMQTLNKNVLSYYAASIVRDITSNFIQQRTTMFKRVKDILVQGFYLCGRKYSFLAFSANQLRDRSAWFFAEDKDTGVRVTDIKKWMGRFTNRNVAKCAARMGQCFSSTYATVEVPSSKVDSGIVDIKRNGYVFSDGIGMISDDLATDVAEKLQLTVNPPCAYQIRYAGYKGVVACWPAKPDGKSLYLRPSMKKFESNHTMLEICSWTRFQPGFLNRQIVTLLSALNVEDNVFWNMQETMVSRLDQMLEDTDMAFDVVTSSCTDQGSTSAIMLAAGFKPKTEPHLQGMLTSIRAAQLGDLREKARIFVSSGRWLMGCLDELGLVEQGQCFIQVSNPSLEDCFVKHGVQFSNSKKKLQVIRGIVAIAKNPCLHPGDVRILEAIDVPELHHLYDCLVFPQLGDRPHTDEASGSDLDGDLYFVGWDKNLIPPSKRSSPAMEYAPGEVKELPRDVKHSDIIDFFTKNMVNESLGAICNAHVVHADICELGALDEKCIKLAELAATAVDFPKTGKIVSMPSELKPKMYPDFMGKEPFHSYDSKKILGKLYRRIKDFYDKDSMGPSEPSSASENNIPYDQDLEIQGSESFIADAWNCKCLYDSQLAGLLGQYKVNREEEVVTGHIWSMPKYSGKKQGELKERLKHAYSTLRKEFRKVFEATVDPNFDHLSDDEKNAMYEKKASAWYQVTYHERWVKKSKELQVVDVTGKTVMLSFAWIAADYLARIKIKRRRTENDISSKPIDYLGRYLVDKI, translated from the exons ATGATGATCTTCTACATATGTCGTGAACTCgttttcttttgtttcaatCCTGGGAGTGGTGGTTTATTTTGTCTCTTTTTTTTAACCTGCAGATTTTTAGTAGCAAAGTATCTGACTGCCTCAATAAAAGCCATGGAATCTGGGAATTTGGATAAAGAGATGATTGTTACTCAAATTAGTGTTGCTGGGCTGCAAGACTATGTCACTGCTAAAATGCTTCTGGATTACTTCGAAGATAACATTGGATTAGTGTGGAGGTGCCGGTTGAAGACTTCCTCCACTCCACCAGAGTCATATCCCAATTATGAGATTGATGCCAAGAATGTACAGAATAAGAATGGCTATGTAAAGGTTGAACCCCATGCATTTGTGCACTTTGCTGTTTCACATTCAGCAAAAGCCGCCCTTGATGCTGCAGCTCGTGGGGAGCTTGTACTGGGAAGGAAACTTTTGAAGGTTAGTTTGGGGGCGGAAAATCCTCATAGGCTGAATGAGAGGAGAAGAACTACTACTCCACTAAAGTTATCGGATGTGAATCTTGAGATTGGATTGTTGAGGAGCAGAGATGAGTTCATTGTGGGTTGGAGGGGGCCTAGTTCTGGGGTTGATTTTTTGGTGGATCCTTTCAGTGGGACGTGCAAACTATTATTCACTAGGGAAACTGCTTTCACCGTCAAAGGTGAAGCCAGACATTCTGTGGTGAAGTGTAATTTCAAAATTGAGTTCTTGCCTAGAGAAGTGAAAGAGATAAGGCAATTCAGAGATTTCTCTTCTTTGATAATTTTGTTGCAGCTAGCTTCAGCACCCGTAATTTTCTATAGAACTGcagatgatgatattgaagaATCAGTCCCTTTTGATCTATTGGATGATGACGATCCATGGATCCGAACCACAGACTTCACACCTAGTGGGGCAATCGGTAGGTGCAACACTTATCGGATTTCAGTTCGCCCCAGAAACGGCCCAAGCCTATCGAAGGCCTTGGATTATCTGCAAAAACGCAGGATACCAGTTCTAGAGGAGAGTCTGAGAAAGCAACTTCGAATTCAGGATGAACCTGATTTTGGGGTTCCCATGGCAGATCCATTTTTCTCTTTACATTTCAAGGAAGGTCTATCCTTCAAGGTTCTTTTTTTGGTGAATGCTGTTATGCACAAATTCATCATCAACCAACACCAAATGTCCCAAAAGTTTTTTGATCTTTTGAGAAGGCAACCAGAGGACTTCAATATAATTTCTCTGAAGCACATGTGTTCGTATAAGCGCCCCATTGATGATGCTTCCAAGGGCCTGGAATTGGTTCATAAATGGCTGTTGAAGAACCCCAAGCTCCTTGAAAGGCCACATGAAATGGACGATATTGTTGAAGTTCGAAGACTGATCATAACTCCAAGCACAGCTTACTGTCTTCCCCCAGAAGTAGAACTGTCGAACAGAGTATTGAGGAAGTACAGAAATATAGCCGACCGATTCTTACGAGTCTCTTTCATGGATGAAGCAATGCAGACCCTTAATAAAAATGTTCTCAGTTACTATGCCGCTTCTATAGTTAGGGACATTACCTCAAATTTCATCCAACAAAGAACCACAATGTTCAAAAGGGTGAAGGATATTTTAGTTCAAGGGTTCTATTTGTGTGGTCGGAAATACTCTTTTCTGGCATTTTCAGCGAATCAGTTGCGAGACCGGTCAGCCTGGTTTTTTGCAGAAGACAAGGATACCGGGGTTCGGGTTACCGACATTAAGAAATGGATGGGAAGGTTTACTAACCGGAATGTTGCAAAATGTGCCGCCAGAATGGGGCAATGCTTCTCTTCAACTTATGCTACAGTGGAAGTTCCATCAAGCAAAGTTGACTcaggtattgttgatattaaaAGAAATGGTTATGTTTTCTCTGATGGTATTGGAATGATATCAGATGATCTTGCCACGGATGTCGCCGAGAAACTTCAGTTGACTGTGAACCCTCCGTGCGCATATCAAATCAGGTATGCAGGTTACAAAGGTGTTGTTGCATGTTGGCCTGCAAAACCTGATGGGAAATCCTTATATCTCAGACCTAGCATGAAGAAATTTGAGTCGAATCACACCATGCTTGAAATTTGTTCTTGGACTAGGTTCCAGCCTGGTTTTCTGAACCGACAGATAGTCACACTACTTTCTGCTCTGAATGTTGAAGATAATGTATTCTGGAACATGCAAGAAACTATGGTTTCAAGACTTGATCAGATGCTTGAAGACACAGACATGGCTTTTGACGTAGTTACTTCTTCGTGTACTGATCAAGGAAGCACATCTGCAATTATGTTAGCTGCTGGTTTCAAGCCTAAAACTGAACCTCATTTGCAAGGGATGCTAACGAGCATCAGAGCTGCCCAGCTGGGGGACCTCAGGGAAAAAGCCAGAATATTTGTTTCTTCAGGAAGGTGGTTGATGGGCTGTCTTGATGAACTTGGTTTAGTTGAACAGGGACAATGCTTCATCCAAGTCTCCAACCCATCATTAGAAGATTGTTTCGTGAAGCACGGAGTCCAGTTTTCTAATTCTAAAAAGAAGTTACAAGTGATCAGGGGCATCGTTGCAATTGCAAAGAACCCTTGCCTTCATCCAGGAGATGTAAGGATTCTTGAGGCAATTGATGTTCCAGAATTGCATCATTTGTATGATTGTCTTGTCTTCCCTCAACTGGGAGATAGACCTCATACCGATGAAGCTTCTGGGAGTGATCTTGATGGGGATTTGTATTTTGTTGGTTGGGACAAGAATCTCATTCCTCCAAGTAAGAGAAGCTCGCCTGCAATGGAGTATGCACCCGGAGAAGTGAAAGAATTGCCACGTGACGTGAAACATTCG GACATAATCGATTTCTTCACGAAGAACATGGTGAACGAAAGTCTAGGTGCGATCTGCAATGCTCATGTCGTTCATGCAGATATTTGCGAACTTGGGGCCTTGGATGAGAAGTGCATCAAATTGGCTGAGCTTGCCGCTACTGCTGTGGATTTCCCGAAAACGGGAAAAATAGTGTCTATGCCATCTGAACTGAAGCCCAAAATGTATCCTGATTTTATGGGGAAAGAGCCATTCCATTCTTATGATTCCAAAAAGATTTTAGGTAAGCTCTACCGCaggattaaagatttttacgataAAGATAGCATGGGTCCTTCTGAACCGTCATCTGCATCGGAAAACAACATTCCCTATGACCAGGACCTTGAGATCCAAGGTTCTGAAAGTTTTATCGCTGACGCATGGAACTGTAAGTGTTTATACGACAGTCAGTTGGCCGGTCTTTTAGGTCAGTACAAAGTAAACCGAGAAGAAGAGGTTGTTACCGGTCACATATGGTCCATGCCAAAGTACAGTGGTAAGAAACAAGGGGAATTGAAGGAAAGACTTAAGCATGCGTACAGCACCTTGAGAAAGGAATTCAGGAAAGTTTTCGAGGCGACGGTTGACCCGAATTTTGATCATCTTTCTGATGATGAAAAAAATGCTATGTATGAAAAGAAGGCATCAGCTTGGTATCAGGTTACGTATCACGAAAGATGGGTTAAAAAGAGTAAGGAGTTACAAGTGGTGGATGTTACTGGAAAGACCGTGATGTTGAGTTTTGCTTGGATTGCTGCTGATTATCTTGCCCGCATTAAAATCAAGCGCAGGAGGACAGAAAATGACATCTCCTCTAAGCCCATCGATTATTTGGGGAGGTACCTCgttgataaaatatga
- the LOC140979402 gene encoding RNA-dependent RNA polymerase 6 isoform X2: protein MESGNLDKEMIVTQISVAGLQDYVTAKMLLDYFEDNIGLVWRCRLKTSSTPPESYPNYEIDAKNVQNKNGYVKVEPHAFVHFAVSHSAKAALDAAARGELVLGRKLLKVSLGAENPHRLNERRRTTTPLKLSDVNLEIGLLRSRDEFIVGWRGPSSGVDFLVDPFSGTCKLLFTRETAFTVKGEARHSVVKCNFKIEFLPREVKEIRQFRDFSSLIILLQLASAPVIFYRTADDDIEESVPFDLLDDDDPWIRTTDFTPSGAIGRCNTYRISVRPRNGPSLSKALDYLQKRRIPVLEESLRKQLRIQDEPDFGVPMADPFFSLHFKEGLSFKVLFLVNAVMHKFIINQHQMSQKFFDLLRRQPEDFNIISLKHMCSYKRPIDDASKGLELVHKWLLKNPKLLERPHEMDDIVEVRRLIITPSTAYCLPPEVELSNRVLRKYRNIADRFLRVSFMDEAMQTLNKNVLSYYAASIVRDITSNFIQQRTTMFKRVKDILVQGFYLCGRKYSFLAFSANQLRDRSAWFFAEDKDTGVRVTDIKKWMGRFTNRNVAKCAARMGQCFSSTYATVEVPSSKVDSGIVDIKRNGYVFSDGIGMISDDLATDVAEKLQLTVNPPCAYQIRYAGYKGVVACWPAKPDGKSLYLRPSMKKFESNHTMLEICSWTRFQPGFLNRQIVTLLSALNVEDNVFWNMQETMVSRLDQMLEDTDMAFDVVTSSCTDQGSTSAIMLAAGFKPKTEPHLQGMLTSIRAAQLGDLREKARIFVSSGRWLMGCLDELGLVEQGQCFIQVSNPSLEDCFVKHGVQFSNSKKKLQVIRGIVAIAKNPCLHPGDVRILEAIDVPELHHLYDCLVFPQLGDRPHTDEASGSDLDGDLYFVGWDKNLIPPSKRSSPAMEYAPGEVKELPRDVKHSDIIDFFTKNMVNESLGAICNAHVVHADICELGALDEKCIKLAELAATAVDFPKTGKIVSMPSELKPKMYPDFMGKEPFHSYDSKKILGKLYRRIKDFYDKDSMGPSEPSSASENNIPYDQDLEIQGSESFIADAWNCKCLYDSQLAGLLGQYKVNREEEVVTGHIWSMPKYSGKKQGELKERLKHAYSTLRKEFRKVFEATVDPNFDHLSDDEKNAMYEKKASAWYQVTYHERWVKKSKELQVVDVTGKTVMLSFAWIAADYLARIKIKRRRTENDISSKPIDYLGRYLVDKI from the exons ATGGAATCTGGGAATTTGGATAAAGAGATGATTGTTACTCAAATTAGTGTTGCTGGGCTGCAAGACTATGTCACTGCTAAAATGCTTCTGGATTACTTCGAAGATAACATTGGATTAGTGTGGAGGTGCCGGTTGAAGACTTCCTCCACTCCACCAGAGTCATATCCCAATTATGAGATTGATGCCAAGAATGTACAGAATAAGAATGGCTATGTAAAGGTTGAACCCCATGCATTTGTGCACTTTGCTGTTTCACATTCAGCAAAAGCCGCCCTTGATGCTGCAGCTCGTGGGGAGCTTGTACTGGGAAGGAAACTTTTGAAGGTTAGTTTGGGGGCGGAAAATCCTCATAGGCTGAATGAGAGGAGAAGAACTACTACTCCACTAAAGTTATCGGATGTGAATCTTGAGATTGGATTGTTGAGGAGCAGAGATGAGTTCATTGTGGGTTGGAGGGGGCCTAGTTCTGGGGTTGATTTTTTGGTGGATCCTTTCAGTGGGACGTGCAAACTATTATTCACTAGGGAAACTGCTTTCACCGTCAAAGGTGAAGCCAGACATTCTGTGGTGAAGTGTAATTTCAAAATTGAGTTCTTGCCTAGAGAAGTGAAAGAGATAAGGCAATTCAGAGATTTCTCTTCTTTGATAATTTTGTTGCAGCTAGCTTCAGCACCCGTAATTTTCTATAGAACTGcagatgatgatattgaagaATCAGTCCCTTTTGATCTATTGGATGATGACGATCCATGGATCCGAACCACAGACTTCACACCTAGTGGGGCAATCGGTAGGTGCAACACTTATCGGATTTCAGTTCGCCCCAGAAACGGCCCAAGCCTATCGAAGGCCTTGGATTATCTGCAAAAACGCAGGATACCAGTTCTAGAGGAGAGTCTGAGAAAGCAACTTCGAATTCAGGATGAACCTGATTTTGGGGTTCCCATGGCAGATCCATTTTTCTCTTTACATTTCAAGGAAGGTCTATCCTTCAAGGTTCTTTTTTTGGTGAATGCTGTTATGCACAAATTCATCATCAACCAACACCAAATGTCCCAAAAGTTTTTTGATCTTTTGAGAAGGCAACCAGAGGACTTCAATATAATTTCTCTGAAGCACATGTGTTCGTATAAGCGCCCCATTGATGATGCTTCCAAGGGCCTGGAATTGGTTCATAAATGGCTGTTGAAGAACCCCAAGCTCCTTGAAAGGCCACATGAAATGGACGATATTGTTGAAGTTCGAAGACTGATCATAACTCCAAGCACAGCTTACTGTCTTCCCCCAGAAGTAGAACTGTCGAACAGAGTATTGAGGAAGTACAGAAATATAGCCGACCGATTCTTACGAGTCTCTTTCATGGATGAAGCAATGCAGACCCTTAATAAAAATGTTCTCAGTTACTATGCCGCTTCTATAGTTAGGGACATTACCTCAAATTTCATCCAACAAAGAACCACAATGTTCAAAAGGGTGAAGGATATTTTAGTTCAAGGGTTCTATTTGTGTGGTCGGAAATACTCTTTTCTGGCATTTTCAGCGAATCAGTTGCGAGACCGGTCAGCCTGGTTTTTTGCAGAAGACAAGGATACCGGGGTTCGGGTTACCGACATTAAGAAATGGATGGGAAGGTTTACTAACCGGAATGTTGCAAAATGTGCCGCCAGAATGGGGCAATGCTTCTCTTCAACTTATGCTACAGTGGAAGTTCCATCAAGCAAAGTTGACTcaggtattgttgatattaaaAGAAATGGTTATGTTTTCTCTGATGGTATTGGAATGATATCAGATGATCTTGCCACGGATGTCGCCGAGAAACTTCAGTTGACTGTGAACCCTCCGTGCGCATATCAAATCAGGTATGCAGGTTACAAAGGTGTTGTTGCATGTTGGCCTGCAAAACCTGATGGGAAATCCTTATATCTCAGACCTAGCATGAAGAAATTTGAGTCGAATCACACCATGCTTGAAATTTGTTCTTGGACTAGGTTCCAGCCTGGTTTTCTGAACCGACAGATAGTCACACTACTTTCTGCTCTGAATGTTGAAGATAATGTATTCTGGAACATGCAAGAAACTATGGTTTCAAGACTTGATCAGATGCTTGAAGACACAGACATGGCTTTTGACGTAGTTACTTCTTCGTGTACTGATCAAGGAAGCACATCTGCAATTATGTTAGCTGCTGGTTTCAAGCCTAAAACTGAACCTCATTTGCAAGGGATGCTAACGAGCATCAGAGCTGCCCAGCTGGGGGACCTCAGGGAAAAAGCCAGAATATTTGTTTCTTCAGGAAGGTGGTTGATGGGCTGTCTTGATGAACTTGGTTTAGTTGAACAGGGACAATGCTTCATCCAAGTCTCCAACCCATCATTAGAAGATTGTTTCGTGAAGCACGGAGTCCAGTTTTCTAATTCTAAAAAGAAGTTACAAGTGATCAGGGGCATCGTTGCAATTGCAAAGAACCCTTGCCTTCATCCAGGAGATGTAAGGATTCTTGAGGCAATTGATGTTCCAGAATTGCATCATTTGTATGATTGTCTTGTCTTCCCTCAACTGGGAGATAGACCTCATACCGATGAAGCTTCTGGGAGTGATCTTGATGGGGATTTGTATTTTGTTGGTTGGGACAAGAATCTCATTCCTCCAAGTAAGAGAAGCTCGCCTGCAATGGAGTATGCACCCGGAGAAGTGAAAGAATTGCCACGTGACGTGAAACATTCG GACATAATCGATTTCTTCACGAAGAACATGGTGAACGAAAGTCTAGGTGCGATCTGCAATGCTCATGTCGTTCATGCAGATATTTGCGAACTTGGGGCCTTGGATGAGAAGTGCATCAAATTGGCTGAGCTTGCCGCTACTGCTGTGGATTTCCCGAAAACGGGAAAAATAGTGTCTATGCCATCTGAACTGAAGCCCAAAATGTATCCTGATTTTATGGGGAAAGAGCCATTCCATTCTTATGATTCCAAAAAGATTTTAGGTAAGCTCTACCGCaggattaaagatttttacgataAAGATAGCATGGGTCCTTCTGAACCGTCATCTGCATCGGAAAACAACATTCCCTATGACCAGGACCTTGAGATCCAAGGTTCTGAAAGTTTTATCGCTGACGCATGGAACTGTAAGTGTTTATACGACAGTCAGTTGGCCGGTCTTTTAGGTCAGTACAAAGTAAACCGAGAAGAAGAGGTTGTTACCGGTCACATATGGTCCATGCCAAAGTACAGTGGTAAGAAACAAGGGGAATTGAAGGAAAGACTTAAGCATGCGTACAGCACCTTGAGAAAGGAATTCAGGAAAGTTTTCGAGGCGACGGTTGACCCGAATTTTGATCATCTTTCTGATGATGAAAAAAATGCTATGTATGAAAAGAAGGCATCAGCTTGGTATCAGGTTACGTATCACGAAAGATGGGTTAAAAAGAGTAAGGAGTTACAAGTGGTGGATGTTACTGGAAAGACCGTGATGTTGAGTTTTGCTTGGATTGCTGCTGATTATCTTGCCCGCATTAAAATCAAGCGCAGGAGGACAGAAAATGACATCTCCTCTAAGCCCATCGATTATTTGGGGAGGTACCTCgttgataaaatatga
- the LOC140979403 gene encoding large ribosomal RNA subunit accumulation protein YCED homolog 2, chloroplastic, with product MVAERINRSISIPPYNHHFSIKRNPQQVCLYMPKAANQQHSQLISMQQLPKKKLKSRLVTISPSDGGWHGKWNCDYIFSLRQLLHQQDVPDDVDKDADVSITLCIEKHAGLGMSVEGRMKTCFTRKCCNCCTPYLRQIDTAFKVWILPSRSSSKQSDDDHQLHPDNGGDDPSVIYVKPGCEANLDSLIQDTICLATSIRETCSEVCENSEPKLHHLGAQNTASIDKRWYKLLELKNTIS from the exons ATGGTGGCTGAAAGAATTAACAGATCAATCTCAATTCCACCGTATAATCATCACTTCTCGATCAAGCGTAATCCGCAGCAAGTATGCTTGTATATGCCCAAAGCTGCAAACCAGCAACATTCCCAACTAATTTCAATGCAGcag TTGCCCAAAAAGAAGTTGAAATCGCGGTTAGTCACTATATCCCCGTCTGATGGGGGATGGCATGGAAAATGGAATTGcgattatatattttctttaagACAACTTCTTCATCAACAAGATGTACCTGATGATGTTGATaaagatgctgatgtttccatCACTCTCTGCATAGAAAAG CATGCTGGACTTGGGATGTCAGTGGAAGGAAGAATGAAGACATGCTTCACTAGAAAATGCTGCAATTGCTGCACCCCTTACCTTAGACAG atTGATACAGCATTTAAAGTATGGATTCTTCCATCAAGAAGCAGCAGCAAGCAGTCTGATGATGATCATCAACTACACCCTGATAATGGTGGCGATGATCCTTCA GTCATTTACGTGAAACCTGGATGTGAAGCTAACCTTGATTCCCTGATACAGGATACCATCTGCCTCGCGACATCTATCAGA GAGACTTGCTCAGAAGTTTGTGAGAATTCGGAACCTAAATTGCACC ATTTAGGCGCACAGAACACGGCCTCCATTGACAAAAGATGGTATAAACTATTAGAGCTAAAGAATACTATCTCCTGA